The DNA sequence CATCAACATGACTGGCCGCATTTACCTTTTAAATGATCATTCGGATCTCATATCGATGGAAGAAGCTCCTTACGACTCTGAAGACATCCTCCAAGAGATGCTAGCCAATCACCCTCACCTTCTGGCTGGCGAACAGATCAATAGTGACGATCCAAGACGATGGCTTCTCATACCCCGTGATGGGGATTATTTAATTCAGTAATAGCCTGAAATAGATGATCACGAAAATCATCTGCTCCTAAAATCTTTTCAACATCCTCGTTTTCAATTGATGAAGGAGCGTCATCCACTAGGAGACGTTGAATTGATTCGGTTAAATCAAATGTTCTATCTTGAAGGACATTCAAGCCATCGTCTGAATCTACATAATCTCTCAAACGATTATGAAAGATTGCGGAGTATATTCGATCTAAGATCTCCTGATTGTCTGTTGGTCTCATTTCAGCCATAGCAGCTCTCTCTAAGCTTGAATATCGTGGAACATTCTGGATCTCTGCCAATCAGTCGATGGATAGACTCATTACCATCTATTTTGAATGACCAGGATCGAACTTTCCATCTTTTTTGTCATCTGCCGTTATTCTTTTCACAAGGCATCTAATCATTTATCCATAGTGCTCTCACATACTACACCAAATTACGCTCATTGATCTCTTCATGACCACCGAAAAATGGTGAATGATTTATTCCAAGCCACACATTGCCATTTCCTCATCTGTACACTCAATACCACAGAATTTCAGCAATATCTTCTGTGTTACGCTCCTGCGATAGAAATTGATGAAGACAACACCCGTTGTCGTTGAATTCAATTACTCATTTCAAGGAAGCCATATGACATTCGCATGCGAGTACACACATGACGAAATTCTTGAGTTCGACATTTGGTTACCAGGTGGCTCAAGATGCATAATTTGCATTCTTAACTCAACAAAAGGACTGACGGACCAAGAGTTGGATGAAGTTCGTGAAGCTTTGATTGATTTGGGGGACCTGGATAATCAGATTGACCGTATTTGGTACAAAATCGCCCCCCCAATAAGGATCTTTACGATCTCTTCTGAGGAAGCATCAGAAAGATCACAGGAGAGAAACGGCTGCAATTTGATATCCTGGGAAGAGTTTGAAACGCGGATACCAGAGATCAAATCAGGTATCCAAAGTGTAATCGCTAACAATAACGGGGTTACATACCCGGACGATTTCGGGCCAGTACGATATTTTGACTCTCCTACCAATCGCGATTTCGTATCAGGCTATTTGGAGAATTTTGGGGAGGATGACTGCGTGATTGGATTGTTTAAGTCATGGGATGCCCTCGCGAGAGCAACTGACGAAGTCATGTCAATATGGGAAGATATGGGAGTAGAATACCTTGAGAACGAGCAAGATACCTTGGAACAGCTTGACGACATCGTCGGGCCTCAAGTCACTTTCTGTATGCGATACGATTTCGAGCCAGTCGAATACCTGTCCACGTCTCAGCGAAAAAAAACGGCGTGCAAAGAAACATCATCGGATGAAGACCGCAAATATGAAATCGCCAAGGTAAAGATGATTCGAGAGATTTTACGACTTGAAGAAATCATTCAGGAGATGGTCGAAGAACGCGGGGGGTTAGTCTGGGTGTTGAGACGGGAGGCTCATTTAGTAACAGAGTCACGAAAGGCACCTGACATGCAAGTTTGCACAAAGTTTTGGTGTTTATTCCGGGATTATAGAACACGTGATCGCGTGGCCTGGAAAGTCAGGGAAGCAATGCAGGGGTACGAAGCATACACTTTGACAGTTGAGTATCAAGAGGTGCGATAGCTCGCGTTGCAGTTCTGTGCGTTGCTCCTTCCAATCGTGGATTTGGGATTGGACTTGGCCTCGATCAACGCTTCTCTGACTTGGCGGGCGTGGTCGAGCATTCCTTTCCACTGTGACTGGACTTCGGGGGGATGCTTGTTTGCTTCATCGGCAAGTGCTGTCAAACGATTGCCGAGTGCCGCACCGGTCATCTTACGACCGATGCCATAACCGTCCATCGGGTGCGGGGTTCTGTATTTGGCATCTGATGTAAGCTCCTGCAACGTTCGTGTAGAGGTTCTACATGTTTTTCTCACAAGAGCAACCGACTTACAAGCTGGGACATCGGTAAGCCTGCGAATAAGCCCGATGTCGCGTCGCTGGCGGTGTTTTAAGAGGCTGGGAGGTGGTTGGAGCCGTGTTGGGTGGTGAGGCGGTTGACGGCGGCGGAATGGCTCAAGCCCCCGAGTCGCCGCGTCCGATTCTGGACCACGCCCCGCGAAACTCGTCTGCGTCGTATGCGTTAGGTTGGAGCCAGAAAGAGACACGCCCTTCCTTTTCGCCACGATGTGCCAGTTGCCGAACTTCGTCAGGCGTAAGTATGAAAGCTGTCGGGTCAACTGAAACCTTGTTGACGATTACCCAAAAGTCGCCCATCACTTTATCGAGCGTTTTCCCAAGGGGTACGGGAGCACGTTTGCTGAGTGCCTTCACCTGCACACCAATGTATCTCTCGCCGTCTCCGCTATACGCCACGACATCGATGCCTCTTGCGTTTCTGGCTGTCGGCATCACATTCCAACCGAGGAGGGATAATTGGTAACACGTGAAGTACAATCCTGCATTGCCTACGATTTGGCCGTCTAGTTTCATGTTGTGTTTTCTTTTCTAATTCCTTCGTGGCAGATTTCAGCCAGGCGTTTCCACCATGAAACATTGCGTTATCGAGGGTATAAATGCTCTTCTCGACACCGACCGGCGATTCTGCAAGTTTGGTAAAGATCGTTCGGAATCCGTCAATGGCTCGATTGACTAACCAAGTCATCTCCGACTGACCAGTCCCTTTGCTTTCATGCACAACTTGGCTCCGGGCAGGATGGGAGTGATGTAACGCATACTGTTCTTCCTTGTATGGTGGCCTGACATAATACTGAATCAAACTAAAAAAGCTGCCCAGTGATCTTTAATCAGCAATGATTAGTTGGACTTCTTTTCCAGACCATTTTGAATTACTTTGGGAGTTTCGGGTATTTCGATTAAGTACTTAGTGCAATCCCTATTTAAAAGTGCCTGCTTCGGCACTGACACCTGCACAGAATTGTAATGTTGTCAATCTACGGTAGCAATAAAGGAATACAGATGAAACGAACAATCATTTTCGCCTCCATGTTCTTCTTGATAGCCACTGTATCCAAGGCTGACGAACGTAATCTCTTCACCTTTGACAAGCCTGGATCTGCTCAACCATGGCAGACGGTCAATGACGGCGTGATGGGTGGACGGTCCGATGGTCGCTTCAAAATCAACGACGACAAAAACATGGAGTTCTTCGGCACATTGTCGCTGGAGAACAATGGTGGCTTTGCCTCAGTGAGAGTCAGGGGCGGCAACCTTACATTGAAGAAAGACGACGTGATCGTGGTCAGAGTTAAAGGTGATGGCCGAGAGTACAAATTCAATGTCTATGATCAACCGAACCTCAACGGCTTTTCCTATCGGCAGTCTTTTAAAACTAAAAATAATGAATGGATTGAAGTCGAGTTGCCGGTCAGGAACTTCGTGGCGACCTGGAGAGGCCGGTTTTTCCCCAACCAGAAACTCGATCCCAGTAATGTGGCTGGACTGGGATTTCTACTGGGGGATAAGAAAGCTGGCCCTTTCAAGCTGGAAGTCGAGTGGATAAAGGTGAAGAAAACCGAAGAGTAAATCGTCCCCTTCCGGAGCGATCTGAAACAACGCTGAGGATCAAGCTCCTCTGAGAATAGAGGGACTTATGCGACCTGTCAGTAAATCAATGGAAAGTAAGCAGCATGCCCTACTTCATCTGCACAACTTGCGGAACGCAATTCAATAAATCCGACCAACCATCTGCCGAATGCAAGATTTGTACTGATGAGCGGCAGTATGTTGGCTGGAATGGGCAACAATGGACGACTTTTGCTGATCTTCAAGAATCGCATCGAAACGTCATTCGGCTTAAAGAAGCTGGTCTCTATGGGATCGGAATGGAACCATCCTTTGCCATTGGTCAACGGGCACTCCTCATTGTCCGTCCGGAAGGAAATATCCTCTGGGACTGCATTCCCCTCATTGATGATGGCCTCATGGAAATGATCGAAGGCATTGGTGGTATTTCAGCCATCGCCATTTCACATCCGCACTACTACACGAGTATGGTGGAATGGAGCCGGGCATTTGATTGTCCGATCTATTTGCACAAGGACGACCGGGAGTGGGTGATGCGGTCTGATCCGTCTATCCAGTTTTGGGATGGTGAAACGAAGGAGATCAGCAATGATCTGACGTTGATTCGGTGCGGAGGACACTTTGACGGGGGCACGGTCCTGCACTGGTCAGAAGGTGCCGCTGGAGAGGGGGTACTTCTTACCGGCGATATTCTGCAAGTGGTTCAGGATCGACGCTGGGTAAGCTTTATGTACTCTTACCCCAATCTGATCCCACTGCCAGCATCGGTAGTTCGGCGAATTGCTGACACCGTCGAACCGTTCTGTTTCTCTCGTATTTACGGAGCCTTCTGGGGAAAGATTGTTGCCACAGATGCAAAAGCGGCTGTCCAGAGATCAGCAGAACGGTACATCAAATCTCTGGAATAATAATTTCCGTATTGATGACTCTCACGTGATGATGAGCGACAGGATCAGTACATGTCACAACATCACCGAAACATAGTCCTCAGGTTCGGAACCAGTTCATACTCACCCTTCAGGTTCTTTATCATGGCCAACTGAGTTTCAAGTTCGTACTGAATCTGAGGATGCTCGAACAGGGTTTCCGGTGTATAACCGGGATCATCTTTTTCAAGCTTGCAGTCAAGGCCATCAATCACTGACTGAGCAACATCCTGGGACAATCCCACATCGTTTCTGCGACAGCAGAGAATACACATCCCGATGCTCTGTTGCACTATGGATATAATGGGATCAACATCTCGCATGGGATCGGCCCATCCGTCATCGACTTCCATGAAGTCCATGTCGAGGGCATTCAGTTGATCCTTTTCAGGGATCACACCATTCAACAATGAATCCCAGATATCGTTCAGGATGTCCTGTAATGTTCGCAGATCAGATTGTGACAGATTCTTAATGAGGTGATCGGCGTGTGATATTAACAGGCGGTCGGCACACCAAACTGCAAACAAACATCGTTCAAAATGACGGAGCATACGGAGTTGCTTCGTCATGAATTCATATTGGTCGTCCATGTCATTGATCGTCTTATTCATACGTCCTTATGATCCTTGGTGCCAATCAATTCAGGAATCATCCTGATCAGTGCCTTTACTGGCATAATTTCGAGACCGTGTATACCAGAACGCCCACAGCACAAATACCCCCTGCAACGGCAGTCGCAGCAGGTGAATGGTGGGTGAAGCCGGTAGGATCTCCTGGTTCTGGTAGAGGTAGATGTTGGCAGGAAACACAGCAATCAACAGGGCTATGATCCCCCAGGCTGCCAGATGTGAATATTTCGGTATCAGCAGCAGAGCCCCCAGCAGGATCTCAAAAACGCCACTGACCAGAACCAGTTCTTCATGAAACGGAAGATAGGGTGGCATTATTTTCAGAAAGAATGCTGGATTCGCAAAGTGCATCGTGCCAGCCACGATCATGAAGGTCGCGAGAAGGAACTTTGAGATTGATTTCACCTGACGCATCTGTGTTCTCGCTTGGGGATGGGGCTTCCCTACTTGTTTTTCTAACTTTAGATTGAAAAGAGCGGTATCCAGTAATTGTAGTCGACAGGGATACTTAAGCATATGACTTCCCTGTCAGCCAGACTGCTTCCAAACATCACTCCAATCCATCACCGGAATTTTCCTATCCTCTTTCTCTAAATCAGGTTACAGACCAATCCAGACCGTCTGCATGGCTCCCACTGTGTCAGTTGTGTCGGGTGTGTAGGTCAACTCTATATATACAGAATATTTTACGATCCCAGTGTTACGCTCTCGCGATAGGTATGGAAAAGCGATTTACGCCAGTATTTCCATATTTCCATTACTCGTCAGGAGCAAACCATGGCAGAAGATCAAGAAAAAATAACTGACTCCAAGTTCTCGTCAACAATCGGTGCCGCTTTCATCATGAGCCTCATCGGCTTGCTTTACCAATCGTATTATAAGACCGACAAACCGACTGTCGTAAAAGATTTTATTGCAGGATTTGACACAATCTCCGATGCAGAAACAGCTTTCCTCATCGGACTTTCTACATCAGAACTCCGCCAAAGACTTGGCAAACCCGATAATGTCAAATTTTCAGCCAGGAACTACCCGGTACCACAAACATCAGTCACTTCGGAAACTAAGCCCGACGAAACCTGGGTCTACTTCAGCAAAGTTAATCATAAGGCATCTGGTACGAAGATGAGCCTGACTTGTGATATCAGGGACGGTAAATGCATCGCCGCGAAAAGCTACTGAATTCTGGACCACACATAGTCTCCCCCACCGTTCTCACTGGTCATGACAACTCCCCATAGAAACAGACTTCAAAATAGTCGGACTAAAAATAATGAGCCAAGAACATAATTCCCCTCAATTCTCGCAAGTTGATTATACAACCCTGAAACAACAGTTTTCAGACATGCTGCTGGCCCCAGACTCCCCGGTGGCAAATGAGGCAGCATTCAAACGAGATCGGGAAAGTTACTTTGACCTACTTGAACAGCGTAAGAAAACCCAGGAACAGATAACGCTACTTAAGTCAGAGACTAAAAATGTTAGTGAAGCTGAGAACGCAGCCAAAGAAGCTGAGTCTCAATTACAGGTTAAACGGAAGCAACTGCTTGAACTAGCCACAACACTGGGTAAAACGGCTTTTAAGGGCCTGCAATCAGGTGATATCGCCGATGACCTCCGATTCAATCCCCGAAAGGAACTTGAATCACGAATTGAAGCACTGCGGAGACAGAAAGATTCAGTGACTTCGGAAAATCCAGCTGGGGTTCTTGAGCAAACCGCACTTAAAGCCAAGCAGTTGAAACTGACTGGTCAGATAAAGGCGGAAGAGTTCAGAATTAAGACGGTCAATCAGGAACTTGGTAAGGCTCTTCTCTCCGCGAAAGCGGAGGAGACAGTCCGTTGTAGTGAGACTGAAAAAGTTTTAGAAAAAATAAATCGACTGCGAGAGCGTATTGCAAAAGCCAAAGACAAACATCAGAAGTCTGAATTAAATTATAAAAACACCCAAGAGCGAGCTGCTGAACAACTCGGAGTGGACTCTGTTTCTACCGCCATCTCGCTACAAGCCGAACTCAAACAGAAAGAATCTGAACTTCGCTCCATCGAAATACAAATCGAAGATCTTCAGGACGAAGTCGCTGTGAAAGCTCTTGATTACGAATGGCTTCGCGACAATCCTGCTCTCAAAGAGATACTGGAACGACTCACTCAACTGAAAAAAGAGTCGACTCCCCGTAAAATATCCGTGTGGCCCCTCGCAGCTGTTGTCATCACAGGACATCTGTTTGCGAGTTTTGGCAGCGAACCTTTGAACTTGAGTCACTTTGGAATTTTGGTTCTCTACCTGGCTACTGGCCTTGGTGGACTGGGACTGCTCGCATATTACAAACCTGATTTAGTAGCTGGTGAGCGTCGTTACAAATCTCTCCTTCTACTTTTTTCATATTCAATCATCAGTGTAATCTGCATATTGTTATTTCAGGAGTTGGCAGAATATGCACTCAATAACTGGTCTGATCGGCAGAAATGGGCCAGGGGCCGTCTGATACTCTTCGATTTACCTCGGATATTTCTCGTGGCTGTGGGGACAGCCTATCAAGACACGTTCTCTATAATGCAAGGAACAGGCGTCCCGGAATCATTTTCGGTTTATTTCCGAAATCACATGTTGAGCATTGGTCTTTGCGAAGAACTTATCAAGTTGTCTCCAGCTTTAATTGCCTTTGCTGCACACACAGGTAGTTGGCGTTCCCGAAGCCAGGAATTTAACTCGCGATTAGTCTACCTTGCCATGATCGGGGGACTTGCATTTGGGCTTGGGGAAGCGGTGTACTATCACTTCACAATGTACGCTCCGATGCAGGTAGGCTGGGGCCTTTACGCTATACGCTTCCTCAGCCTGGTAACCATCCACGCCGTCTGGGCCGGAATCTCAGGCTGGATCCTGGCACACGTCACAGGCGGATGGATTCGCTCCGCTTTTACGACCGCAGCTCATGGATGGGGACCAGTTGGAGGATGTTTGCTGATTGCAGCGACAGTTGGAGTATCCGATGTTCTGCATACAAGTCATAACCTATCGAATGATCCCCTTTGGATGCTGACATGGGATGTAATCAGCTTAGTCATATTTGCCTGGTTAATTCGCTGCTCGAATGTGTCACAACTGGTTCCGGATCAAGCCAGGAGGCTCTGGAGGCGGGGCTTCAGCACTGCAGAAATAGCCGCGGTGGCTGCCAGTATGAAGAATCGTGTTGTGGAAGACATTGACAATTCGCCCCAGGCAAACACTGTTACTCAGACAACCACAGAAGTAAGTGAGGCTACCCCAAATGCGTCCAGTGAACCAGAATTGTGGAATCCGAATGCAGCTGGTTTCTGGTCGCTATTACTAACCCCCATATTCGGTGCCTGGTTGCATGCAAAGAACTGGACCAACTTGAATGAAACGGAAAGATCTAAAAAATCTTTTAAATGGGTTTACGGTAGCATCGGAGTGGTAGTACTGACCTTGATCCTGCCTGACTTGATATCAAATCTTGCCTTCGGTGCATTGCTGGTTGCCTGGTGGATGAAATCAGGAAATGAGCAGTACAAATATGTAAAAGAAAATCACCCTGATTATCAAAAGAAAAAATGGGGGACGCCACTGTCGATCGCTGGCCTCACCGTAATTGGCGTTTTTATTCTATTCGGTGCACTTGAGCTAGACAGAATTGAAAGTCAGAAGGAAGAAATACTTGTCGGACAGTGGGCGGAGGAATTCGTGGCCAATGCAGACGAACTTTCCATAACTTCTGCAGAAACAGGTCACCAATTATCACGAATGTCTATGAAGGGAGTGGCAATCTATTCAAATGACCGGAAAAGTAGGCATGAGTTCGAGTGGCTCAGGAGTGGAAAAGCAGCTGATGGCTCTCGTTTCCGGTATATTCTCCAGATTACGCTGATCGGACAGTGGTCGTTTGATGGTGAAAATTTAACTGAATACGTGGATAAGTTAAAAATTATCCCAGCAGATAACGCGACCAAGATCGCCTTTGAGCGATCGTCAAAAGGATTAGAAAATCTTAAGAAACTATATACAGACCGTCCCTTTTCTTATGCCGTCAACATTATTAGTAGCGATCAACTTGAGTTCGTCGATCAAGATACAGGGATTATCAAACAGTTGCGACGACTTCACGGGGAGTGAAAACTGCGTTTCGTTTCAAAGGCTGATAAAGACGGAAGTTACCGGCCCTATAAGCACTCCGCCCTTTAAGGGCCATGCTTCCCTTTTCGAGCGATATGCTGCCTGGGAACCTGGCACCGTATGGATGC is a window from the Gimesia benthica genome containing:
- a CDS encoding CIA30 family protein; translated protein: MKRTIIFASMFFLIATVSKADERNLFTFDKPGSAQPWQTVNDGVMGGRSDGRFKINDDKNMEFFGTLSLENNGGFASVRVRGGNLTLKKDDVIVVRVKGDGREYKFNVYDQPNLNGFSYRQSFKTKNNEWIEVELPVRNFVATWRGRFFPNQKLDPSNVAGLGFLLGDKKAGPFKLEVEWIKVKKTEE
- a CDS encoding DUF416 family protein; its protein translation is MNKTINDMDDQYEFMTKQLRMLRHFERCLFAVWCADRLLISHADHLIKNLSQSDLRTLQDILNDIWDSLLNGVIPEKDQLNALDMDFMEVDDGWADPMRDVDPIISIVQQSIGMCILCCRRNDVGLSQDVAQSVIDGLDCKLEKDDPGYTPETLFEHPQIQYELETQLAMIKNLKGEYELVPNLRTMFR
- a CDS encoding PrsW family glutamic-type intramembrane protease; the encoded protein is MSQEHNSPQFSQVDYTTLKQQFSDMLLAPDSPVANEAAFKRDRESYFDLLEQRKKTQEQITLLKSETKNVSEAENAAKEAESQLQVKRKQLLELATTLGKTAFKGLQSGDIADDLRFNPRKELESRIEALRRQKDSVTSENPAGVLEQTALKAKQLKLTGQIKAEEFRIKTVNQELGKALLSAKAEETVRCSETEKVLEKINRLRERIAKAKDKHQKSELNYKNTQERAAEQLGVDSVSTAISLQAELKQKESELRSIEIQIEDLQDEVAVKALDYEWLRDNPALKEILERLTQLKKESTPRKISVWPLAAVVITGHLFASFGSEPLNLSHFGILVLYLATGLGGLGLLAYYKPDLVAGERRYKSLLLLFSYSIISVICILLFQELAEYALNNWSDRQKWARGRLILFDLPRIFLVAVGTAYQDTFSIMQGTGVPESFSVYFRNHMLSIGLCEELIKLSPALIAFAAHTGSWRSRSQEFNSRLVYLAMIGGLAFGLGEAVYYHFTMYAPMQVGWGLYAIRFLSLVTIHAVWAGISGWILAHVTGGWIRSAFTTAAHGWGPVGGCLLIAATVGVSDVLHTSHNLSNDPLWMLTWDVISLVIFAWLIRCSNVSQLVPDQARRLWRRGFSTAEIAAVAASMKNRVVEDIDNSPQANTVTQTTTEVSEATPNASSEPELWNPNAAGFWSLLLTPIFGAWLHAKNWTNLNETERSKKSFKWVYGSIGVVVLTLILPDLISNLAFGALLVAWWMKSGNEQYKYVKENHPDYQKKKWGTPLSIAGLTVIGVFILFGALELDRIESQKEEILVGQWAEEFVANADELSITSAETGHQLSRMSMKGVAIYSNDRKSRHEFEWLRSGKAADGSRFRYILQITLIGQWSFDGENLTEYVDKLKIIPADNATKIAFERSSKGLENLKKLYTDRPFSYAVNIISSDQLEFVDQDTGIIKQLRRLHGE
- a CDS encoding MBL fold metallo-hydrolase, encoding MPYFICTTCGTQFNKSDQPSAECKICTDERQYVGWNGQQWTTFADLQESHRNVIRLKEAGLYGIGMEPSFAIGQRALLIVRPEGNILWDCIPLIDDGLMEMIEGIGGISAIAISHPHYYTSMVEWSRAFDCPIYLHKDDREWVMRSDPSIQFWDGETKEISNDLTLIRCGGHFDGGTVLHWSEGAAGEGVLLTGDILQVVQDRRWVSFMYSYPNLIPLPASVVRRIADTVEPFCFSRIYGAFWGKIVATDAKAAVQRSAERYIKSLE
- a CDS encoding DoxX family protein yields the protein MRQVKSISKFLLATFMIVAGTMHFANPAFFLKIMPPYLPFHEELVLVSGVFEILLGALLLIPKYSHLAAWGIIALLIAVFPANIYLYQNQEILPASPTIHLLRLPLQGVFVLWAFWYTRSRNYASKGTDQDDS